In one window of Nitrospira sp. DNA:
- the dnaN gene encoding DNA polymerase III subunit beta — protein MKVRIGRDELLTGLQRVQGVVEKRNTMPILSNILLEAKQDGAEIVATDLEIGMRGLYKATVLQPGGVTVSARKLYEIIKELPAGEIELTSGDNNWTTISAGKSQFKIVGLPSAEYPALPTIDREGLIPLSGTGLLELIRKTLFAAGDNDARYILNGLLVTLIITDKKTALRLVGTDGHRLAVAEQEVGKAGKGSPQEIKAIIPKKAAQEIRRLLEEGGGDGEPLIGFTKNLMIFRKSGLLMTSRLMEGNYPNYQQVIPKDGGKKITVNRAELESALRRVSVLSKDKANAVKVSFAPGSMTLFSSSPDYGEATEELPATYEGEALNTGFNARYLLDVFSVMDGETISLQMDTPLSPCLIQESESPGFKCVVMPIKI, from the coding sequence ATGAAAGTACGCATTGGGCGAGACGAATTGTTGACAGGCCTCCAGCGTGTGCAGGGGGTGGTGGAGAAGCGGAACACGATGCCGATTCTGTCCAACATCCTGCTCGAAGCGAAGCAGGACGGCGCCGAGATCGTGGCGACGGACCTGGAGATCGGCATGCGCGGGCTCTACAAGGCCACGGTGCTGCAGCCCGGCGGTGTGACGGTGTCGGCCAGGAAGCTGTACGAGATCATCAAGGAGCTGCCGGCCGGCGAGATCGAATTGACCTCGGGCGACAACAATTGGACGACGATTTCCGCCGGCAAGAGCCAGTTCAAGATCGTGGGCCTGCCCAGCGCCGAGTACCCGGCCCTGCCAACCATCGACCGTGAAGGGCTCATTCCCCTCTCCGGCACCGGGCTCCTGGAATTGATCCGGAAGACCCTCTTCGCCGCCGGCGACAACGATGCGCGCTATATCTTGAACGGGCTGCTCGTGACCCTGATCATCACCGACAAGAAGACGGCGCTCCGCCTCGTCGGCACGGACGGGCATCGCCTGGCGGTCGCGGAACAGGAAGTGGGCAAAGCCGGCAAAGGCAGCCCGCAGGAGATCAAGGCCATCATCCCCAAGAAGGCCGCGCAGGAAATCCGGCGCCTCCTGGAAGAAGGCGGCGGCGACGGGGAACCGCTGATCGGCTTTACGAAGAATTTGATGATCTTCCGCAAGAGCGGGCTCCTCATGACCTCGCGGCTGATGGAAGGGAATTATCCCAACTATCAGCAGGTCATTCCGAAGGACGGCGGCAAGAAGATCACGGTGAACCGGGCCGAGCTGGAAAGCGCCTTGCGCCGCGTGTCCGTCCTGTCGAAGGACAAGGCGAACGCCGTCAAGGTGTCGTTTGCGCCCGGCAGCATGACCCTGTTCTCCAGCAGTCCGGACTACGGAGAAGCCACCGAAGAATTGCCGGCGACCTATGAGGGGGAAGCGCTCAACACGGGATTCAATGCCCGCTATCTCCTGGACGTCTTCAGCGTTATGGATGGTGAAACGATTTCCCTGCAGATGGAT
- the dnaA gene encoding chromosomal replication initiator protein DnaA, whose protein sequence is MSVDTVWQEALHYIQEKVPKQVYDTWFTPVHLDRIENSTAHIGVPNKFFGDWLGDHYGPLLAEAVSTARGGGEMAVSFSVMQRAAKPADAPAAPLQPKNPAPAKPRRGIQLNPKYKFKNFVVGAGNQFAHAACMAVAEQPGKAYNPLFIYGGVGLGKTHLLNAIGNHVAEGTDLRIAYLTTEQFTNEVINSIRYDKMMDLRKRYRHIDMLMIDDIQFLAGKERTQEEFFHTFNALYEGHKQIVLSSDRFPKDMPDIEERLRSRFEWGLIADLQPPDVETRIAILRKKSEDEGVKLPEDVIQFLATTMKSNIRELEGSLVRLGAYASLTGQVISLEMAKNVLRDLIGDKKKIVAMEDIQEAVCTQFHLKMAELKSRRRSKTLVHPRQIAMYLCRELTDASYPEIGRHFGGKDHTTIIHACRQVAKAKETDTALQATLENLKEQILRG, encoded by the coding sequence GTCTATGACACCTGGTTCACCCCCGTTCATCTGGATCGGATCGAGAACTCGACTGCGCACATCGGCGTGCCGAATAAATTCTTCGGCGATTGGCTTGGCGACCATTATGGTCCTCTCCTGGCAGAAGCGGTCTCGACCGCACGCGGAGGCGGAGAGATGGCGGTGTCATTCTCCGTCATGCAAAGGGCTGCCAAGCCGGCAGATGCTCCGGCGGCTCCTCTCCAGCCAAAGAATCCGGCTCCGGCGAAACCGCGCCGGGGCATCCAGCTCAATCCGAAATATAAGTTTAAGAACTTTGTTGTCGGCGCCGGGAATCAGTTTGCCCATGCGGCTTGCATGGCCGTCGCGGAACAGCCTGGAAAAGCCTATAATCCGTTATTCATCTACGGGGGCGTCGGCCTCGGTAAAACGCACTTGCTCAACGCCATCGGCAATCATGTGGCTGAAGGGACGGACCTCCGTATTGCGTATCTGACGACGGAGCAGTTTACAAACGAAGTGATCAACTCGATCCGCTACGACAAGATGATGGACTTGCGGAAGCGCTACCGGCATATCGATATGCTGATGATCGACGACATCCAATTCTTGGCCGGCAAAGAGCGGACCCAGGAAGAGTTCTTTCACACGTTCAACGCCCTCTATGAAGGCCACAAGCAGATTGTGCTCTCCAGCGACCGGTTTCCGAAGGACATGCCGGATATCGAAGAGCGGCTGCGGTCCCGTTTCGAATGGGGGCTGATCGCCGATCTCCAGCCGCCGGACGTCGAAACCCGCATCGCCATCTTGCGCAAGAAATCCGAGGACGAAGGGGTCAAGCTGCCGGAAGACGTCATTCAGTTCCTCGCCACGACGATGAAAAGCAATATCCGCGAGCTGGAGGGCAGCCTGGTCCGTTTGGGCGCCTACGCCTCGCTGACGGGCCAGGTCATCAGCCTGGAGATGGCGAAGAACGTGCTGCGGGACCTCATCGGCGACAAGAAAAAGATCGTTGCCATGGAAGACATTCAGGAAGCGGTCTGCACCCAGTTCCATTTGAAGATGGCCGAATTGAAGTCCCGGCGGCGCAGCAAAACGCTGGTGCATCCCCGGCAGATCGCCATGTATCTCTGCCGCGAGCTGACCGATGCGTCCTATCCTGAAATCGGCCGCCATTTTGGCGGGAAGGACCACACGACCATCATCCATGCCTGCCGCCAGGTCGCGAAGGCGAAAGAGACCGACACGGCGCTGCAGGCCACGCTGGAGAATTTGAAGGAACAGATTCTGCGAGGCTGA